Below is a genomic region from Vicinamibacterales bacterium.
CCCGCGCGTTCGACAGCGCGATTCCGCTGGCCGGCGGCTGGATTGTGACGTTCTGCGCGTTCCTCTTCGGCTACACGACGCTGATTGGCTGGGCCTACTACGGCGAGCAGTTCTTCGAGTACATCCTCGGGACGCGGGTGACACTCGCCTATCGATGGACCTACTGCCTCTTGATCATCTTCGGCGCCGCCGCGAAGGTCGAGACGGTGTGGGCCTGGGGTGACCTGATGAACGGCCTCCAGGTGTTTCCCAACATCATCGGTCTCGTCGGCCTGAGCGGTCTCGTGGCCACCGCCGCCCGCAGGAAGTAGCAGAAGTCTCGGTTGCGTGGCGGACGGAGCAGACGTCGGAGGAAAACGATGGAGCGGGCTACGGGGATCGAACCCGTCTAACTGGCTTGGGAAGCCAGAGCATTACCACTATGCTAAGCCCGCTCGGCCAGAGAGATATTCTATAACAGGAGCCAGAATCCGGGCGCCGGAATTCCGGGGGGCCGCATCCAGGAGTTCGCCCGGAATACCGCATTCTGGCTCCTGGCTCCTGACCGCCTCAGCTCCTGATGAACGCCAGTACCTCGTCGCGTTTCTCTTCCATCAGTTCCGGGGTCTGACCCTCGAGGTTCAGCCGCAGCAGCGGCTCGGTGTTCGACGGCCGCACATTGAAGTGCCAGTCGGAGTACTCGACCGACACGCCATCCAGGTGATACACCTTCGCGTCGGCGTACTTCGCTGCGAGGCCGCTCAGTTTGGCGTTCACCGCCTCCATGGTGCCGACCTTCGTGTTGATCTCGCCGGAGATGAAATAGCGTTCCCTCAGAGGCGCCAGCAGCGCCTCCAGCGTTTGTCCCTTTCGCGACATCAACTCGAGGATGAGCAGTGCGGGGATGAAGCCGTTGTCCGCGTAGAAGTTCTCGCGGAAGTAGTAGTGCCCGGTCACCTCACCGCCAAATACCGCGTTGTCCTCCCGCATCCGGCGCTTGATGAAGGCATGGCCCACGCGGTTCATCAGGGCCGTACCCCCGTACCGCGCCACGGTGTCCTTCACGGCGTAGCTGGCGCGCAGATCGTAGATGATCGTCGCGCCCGGGTTCTTGATGAGGAACGCCTCGGCGAGGAGAGCGGTGATGAAGTCGCCCGGCACGAACTGGCCCTGACCGTCGATGAAGAAACACCGATCCGCGTCGCCGTCCCAGGCGATGCCGACGTCAGCCCTCTGCCTCACCACCTCCTCGACGATATCCCTCCGGTTCTCCTCGATGAGGGGGTTGGCTTCGTGGGTGGGGAAGGTGCCGTCGATCGTGAAGCACAGCTCGGTTGTCCGACAAGGCAGCCGTGCGAACAGCATCGGCGCCACCAGGCCGCCGATTCCGCAGCCGGCGTCGAGGACGACGTTGAAGGGCTTGATGACCGCCGGGTCGACGAACCTCATCACGTGCTCGACATAGGCGTCGAGCATGTCCGCCTTCGTGACGGGTCCGCGGATCGCCACGGGATTCGGCAGCGTCCCGCCCGTCAGCATGTCGCGGATGTCCGAGATGCCGGCATCGCCGCTCAGCGGAAAGGCCCCCTGGCGCACGAGCTTCATGCCGTTGTACTGTTTCGGGTTGTGCGACGCCGTGATCATCGCGCCGCCATCGAAGCCCTCGGCTGCGACGGCGTAGTACAGCATGTCGGTGCCGGCCAGGCCGTAGTTCACGACGCCGGCGCCCTGACTGGTGGCGCCCTCGATGAACGCTTCGGCGAGCGACGGCGAAGACAGGCGCATGTCATGGCACACGGCGATGCGCTTCGCCTTCAGGTACGTGACGAATCCCCGCCCAACGTCGCGCGCCACCGACTCGTCGATCTCAGTCGGGTAGGTGCCGCGGATGTCGTACGCCTTGAAGATGCCGGGGTTCACAGGTGTCATGGGGAGGTTCTCGTCAGAGCCTGCTGTAGTCAGTGACCACGGACTTGTCACCGAGCACGATCCCGCCGTCGAGCACCGAATTCCGCCCGACGTGGCAGTGCCGGCCGAGGATCGAGTGGCGCACGGTCGCATCGCGCCCGATCCGTGTATTCGCCCAGATGATCGACGCGTCGATCCGCGCGTCCTCCTCGACGTGGCACTGGCGGCCAATGACCGAGTACGGGGCCACGATCGCGCCGCTCTTGATGATCGCGCCGCCATCGACGAAGCACGGCCCCTGAACCTGCGCACCGTCTTCGATGCGGGCGTCGGGTGCCACGAGCGCGAAGTTCTGCGGCGTGCCCTCGAACGGCGGCGCCGTGAACCGGTGGTCCATGATGTCGCGATGGACCTGGGTGTAATTGTCCCGCGTGCCGATGTCAATCCAGTAGCCGTTGTAGACGTAGGCGATGAAGGTCTCGCCCCGTTCGACCAGCGATGGGAAGTAACTCCGCTCGATCGACCACGCCGTGTCCTTGGGGATCCGATCGAAGGTGCTCGGCTCGAGGATGTAGATGCCGGCGTTGATCGTGTTGCAGGTGATCTCCTCGGGCTTCGGTTTCTCGAGGAACCGCCGGACGTTGCCGTCTGCGTCGGTCTCGACGAGGCCGTAAGCCGACGGGTTGTCAACGGGCGTGAGGACGATGGTGGCTTGCGCCTTGCGGTCGCGGTGCAGCTTCAACACGGCCGCAAGGTCCACGGCCGTCATGACGTCACCGTTGAACACGACGACCGTGTCGTCGTGTTCCTTCCCCGCGTACTTCACCGCTCCGGCGGTCCCAAGAGGTGTCGGTTCCACGACGTAGGAGATCTTCACCCCGAGGCCCTCGCCGTGGCCGAACACCTCTTCGATGCGGCGCGGCTGGTAGTTCAGGCTGAGCACGACCTCATCGATCTCCGGCAGTCGCTTGACGAGATCAATCTGGTAGTGCAGGAACGGCCGACCGAAGATCGGGACGATCGGTTTCGGCGTGTGGATGGTCAATGGGCGAAGGCGCGTGCCCTTGCCCCCGGCCAGGAGTATGGCTTTCATGACAGCCGTTCATCATATCGCATCTCGTCCCGGTTGCCCGTCCTGTTTTGGCCGATCGCGGCTGGCGCGTTACAATGGCTGCGGCTGTTTCGCGTCACCCTCGGATTGTCGATGAATCTTCCCAACGCGTTGACGCTGTCTCGCATCTTCCTGGTGCCACTCCTCGTCGTCGTCCTGTTGACGAAGTTCGAGGGACGCCTCGTCCTCGGTGTGCCGAAGGATCTGGCGGCGGCAGCGATTTTTGGCCTGGCGTCACTGACCGACTGGCTCGACGGGTACCTGGCGCGCCGCCGCAAGCAAATTACGCCGCTCGGCCAGATGATGGACCCGCTGGCCGACAAGTTGCTGACCTCGGCGGCCTTCATCTCGCTCGTTCAGCTGGAAATGGCGCCTGCGTGGATGATTGCGATCATCATCGGGCGCGAACTGGCCATTACGGCGCTGCGGAGCATCGGCTATTCCCGGGGCGTGAACATTCCGGCGTCGCCGATGGGCAAGGTGAAGATGGGCGCCGAAGTCGTGGCGATCATGGCGCTGACGCTGAGACCACGGCTGGGTCCGCTCGCGTTCGTCGGGCCGGCGGCGCTCTGGGTGGCGGTGGCGACGGCGGTGATCTCCGCGGTGGATTACTACCGCCGGTTCATGCGCGGACCCGGACCGCGATCGGCCGAAATCGCAGGTCCGCCGCTCTAGCAGGATTCGGGGCTCAAGGGCGCTTCTTCTGCGCCTTGGCCTCGGGTGCGGCCTCGGCCGATTGCAGGTCGACCATCAACTTCTTTGCCTTCTCCAGGTACTCGCTCTTCTCGAACTCCTTGATCAGTCGATCGACGAGCGGCACGGCTTCGGCCTTGCGGTTCATCTTCACGTAGGCGTCGGCCAGGAAGTAGTAGAGCGCATCGCGGTTCGAGTAGCCCGGGTCGGTCTTCAACACCGCCCTGAACCGTTCGACCGCGCCTGGGTACCAGCGCGAGCGATAGTAGAAATATCCGACCTGGTAATCCGAGTCGCTCAGGCGGTCCTGCGTCTCCCGGAGCTTCTTCCGCGCTTCGGGCATGAGGGAGCTGTTCGGGTACCGTTCGACGAAGGTCTCGAA
It encodes:
- the pgsA gene encoding CDP-diacylglycerol--glycerol-3-phosphate 3-phosphatidyltransferase, coding for MNLPNALTLSRIFLVPLLVVVLLTKFEGRLVLGVPKDLAAAAIFGLASLTDWLDGYLARRRKQITPLGQMMDPLADKLLTSAAFISLVQLEMAPAWMIAIIIGRELAITALRSIGYSRGVNIPASPMGKVKMGAEVVAIMALTLRPRLGPLAFVGPAALWVAVATAVISAVDYYRRFMRGPGPRSAEIAGPPL
- a CDS encoding NDP-sugar synthase — its product is MKAILLAGGKGTRLRPLTIHTPKPIVPIFGRPFLHYQIDLVKRLPEIDEVVLSLNYQPRRIEEVFGHGEGLGVKISYVVEPTPLGTAGAVKYAGKEHDDTVVVFNGDVMTAVDLAAVLKLHRDRKAQATIVLTPVDNPSAYGLVETDADGNVRRFLEKPKPEEITCNTINAGIYILEPSTFDRIPKDTAWSIERSYFPSLVERGETFIAYVYNGYWIDIGTRDNYTQVHRDIMDHRFTAPPFEGTPQNFALVAPDARIEDGAQVQGPCFVDGGAIIKSGAIVAPYSVIGRQCHVEEDARIDASIIWANTRIGRDATVRHSILGRHCHVGRNSVLDGGIVLGDKSVVTDYSRL
- a CDS encoding phosphomannomutase/phosphoglucomutase, which codes for MTPVNPGIFKAYDIRGTYPTEIDESVARDVGRGFVTYLKAKRIAVCHDMRLSSPSLAEAFIEGATSQGAGVVNYGLAGTDMLYYAVAAEGFDGGAMITASHNPKQYNGMKLVRQGAFPLSGDAGISDIRDMLTGGTLPNPVAIRGPVTKADMLDAYVEHVMRFVDPAVIKPFNVVLDAGCGIGGLVAPMLFARLPCRTTELCFTIDGTFPTHEANPLIEENRRDIVEEVVRQRADVGIAWDGDADRCFFIDGQGQFVPGDFITALLAEAFLIKNPGATIIYDLRASYAVKDTVARYGGTALMNRVGHAFIKRRMREDNAVFGGEVTGHYYFRENFYADNGFIPALLILELMSRKGQTLEALLAPLRERYFISGEINTKVGTMEAVNAKLSGLAAKYADAKVYHLDGVSVEYSDWHFNVRPSNTEPLLRLNLEGQTPELMEEKRDEVLAFIRS